From Rutidosis leptorrhynchoides isolate AG116_Rl617_1_P2 chromosome 3, CSIRO_AGI_Rlap_v1, whole genome shotgun sequence, a single genomic window includes:
- the LOC139902783 gene encoding non-specific phospholipase C3-like, translating into MESPIKTIVILVQENRSFDHMLGWMKSINTEIDGVTGNESNLLSTTNHQSQRLFHTNKAGFIQPDPGHSFEATYEQVFGVEWSESSQAQNRTPTMDGFAQQAENVQPGLSEVVMSGFDPDSLPVYKELISEFAVCDRWFSSIPTLTQPNRLYVHSATSYGATTNDNKMMIEGYPQKTIFESVEDGGFSFGIYYQLPPSTLFYRNLRKLKYIDNFHQFDLHFKHHCEKGKLPNYVVIEQRYFGIKAIPGNDDHPSHDVSDGQKFVKEVYEALRSSPQWNEILFVILYDEHGGFYDHVPTPHVDIPNPDGLVGPPPYNFKFDRLGVRVPAILVSPWIERGTVFHRPTGPYPSSEFEHSSIPATVKKIFGLKSPLTKRDEWAGTFEGVASRSTPRTDCPVILPDPKKMRESEPDENEKLSEFQRELVQLGAVLNGDHKKDTFSLNFVENMTVTEGATYVENAYKKFCDDCEQAKRDGKDESHIVCLVEEPTSSSKKISKSFTQKLFSCLICKN; encoded by the exons ATGGAATCTCCAATAAAAACAATAGTAATATTAGTTCAAGAAAACAGATCATTTGATCATATGTTAGGATGGATGAAATCCATCAACACCGAAATCGACGGTGTAACCGGAAACGAATCCAACCTATTATCCACCACAAACCACCAATCGCAACGCCTTTTCCACACCAACAAGGCCGGATTCATTCAACCCGATCCTGGTCACTCTTTCGAAGCTACATATGAACAAGTCTTCGGAGTAGAATGGTCCGAATCAAGTCAAGCTCAAAATCGAACCCCCACAATGGATGGGTTCGCACAACAAGCTGAAAACGTCCAACCCGGTTTGTCTGAGGTGGTCATGAGTGGGTTTGACCCTGATTCATTGCCCGTTTACAAAGAGTTGATTTCAGAGTTTGCGGTTTGTGATAGGTGGTTTTCGTCCATTCCCACTTTGACCCAACCAAACAG ATTATATGTCCATTCGGCAACTTCATACGGTGCAACGACAAATGACAACAAAATGATGATTGAAGGGTACCCACAAAAGACCATATTTGAGTCGGTAGAAGATGGTGGTTTTTCTTTTGGAATATACTATCAATTACCTCCTTCAACTCTTTTTTATAG AAACCTAAGAAAACTGAAATACATAGACAACTTCCATCAATTTGATCTCCATTTCAAGCACCATTGCGAGAAAGGCAAACTACCAAACTACGTCGTTATTGAGCAACGATATTTTGGGATCAAAGCTATACCTGGAAACGATGATCACCCGTCACATGATGTATCCGACGGTCAAAAGTTCGTCAAAGAAGTCTACGAAGCATTGAGATCCAGTCCACAATGGAACGAGATATTGTTTGTAATTTTGTACGATGAACACGGTGGTTTTTATGATCATGTCCCTACACCTCATGTCGACATTCCAAATCCTGATGGTCTTGTGGGTCCTCCACCTTATAATTTCAAGTTTGATCGACTTGGTGTTCGAGTCCCCGCCATCCTAGTTTCCCCATGGATCGAACGTGGGACTG TGTTTCATAGGCCAACAGGGCCATACCCTTCATCAGAGTTCGAACATTCATCTATTCCTGCAACTGTTAAAAAGATTTTTGGTTTAAAATCGCCTTTAACAAAACGTGACGAGTGGGCCGGCACTTTTGAAGGCGTTGCAAGCAGAAGTACTCCAAGAACCGATTGCCCAG TTATTTTGCCGGACCCTAAGAAAATGCGAGAAAGTGAGCCAGATGAAAATGAAAAACTAAGCGAGTTTCAACGAGAGTTGGTTCAACTAGGGGCTGTTTTAAACGGAGATCATAAAAAGGACACATTCTCTCTCAATTTCGTCGAGAATATGACTGTAACTGAAGGTGCAACTTATGTGGAAAACGCTTACAAGAAGTTTTGTGATGATTGTGAACAAGCCAAAAGGGATGGCAAAGACGAGTCTCACATCGTTTGTCTTGTTGAGGAACCAACTTCATCTTCAAAAAAAATATCCAAGTCATTTACTCAGAAGTTGTTTTCGTGCTTAATTTGTAAAAATTAG